One window from the genome of Nicotiana tomentosiformis chromosome 5, ASM39032v3, whole genome shotgun sequence encodes:
- the LOC104116256 gene encoding probable glucan 1,3-beta-glucosidase A isoform X1, whose translation MELLFSKWVSAFLLCCWLSSSVGHSVEGLHGNARVRAVSLGGWLVIEGWIKPSLFDNIPNGDMLDGTQVQFKSVTLQKYFSAQNGGGLNVTVDRDNPLEWEIFKLWRVSDSVFQFRTSEGQFLTCSGDGSIVTATAESPSDSETFYLERNFNNRVHIKLKGGTYIQASSDNILRADFPGTPGWDDNAATFEMTIVGKMQGDFQLANGYGHDKAKEVLKKHRNSFITADDFDFLYRHGIDTVRIPVGWWIASDSIPPAPFIGGSLEALDNAFSWAQSYNIKCIIDLHAGPGSQNGMEHSASRDGTVNWPTSPEYISQTLDAIDFLASRYALHPALLGIELLNEPSAADVPLDVLVPFYKQGYKIVRKYSTTAYVIFCQRIGNADPFELYQANIGSLNTVVDLHYYNLFDRYFDKLTSLENIQFIYKSRQSQIQALNSANGPLVFVGEWVNEWNVTNGSLADYQDFGRVQLDVYNAASFGWSYWTLKCEKKHWDFEWSVRNNYLQLQPGVYVGKSRGKMISRVILLLGVACIWIFLH comes from the exons ATGGAACTCCTTTTCTCCAAATGGGTCTCTGCTTTTCTACTCTGCTGTTGGCTTAGTTCCTCTGTTGGGCATTCAG TGGAGGGGTTACATGGAAATGCAAGAGTAAGAGCAGTGAGTTTAGGTGGATGGTTGGTTATAGAAGGGTGGATAAAGCCTTCACTTTTTGACAATATTCCCAATGGAGATATGCTT GATGGAACACAGGTTCAATTCAAATCTGTGACATTGCAAAAATATTTTTCTGCACAGAATGGTGGAGGCTTGAATGTCACTGTGGATAGAGATAATCCTTTAGAATGGGAAATATTCAAG TTGTGGAGAGTTTCTGATTCAGTATTTCAGTTTCGAACTTCTGAAGGGCAATTTCTGACATGCAGCGGCGACGGTAGTATTGTGACTGCAACAGCGGAGTCTCCCTCTGATTCAGAAACATTCTATCTTGAAAGGAACTTCAACAATAGAGTTCACATCAAACTTAAAGGTGGAACTTATATACAG GCCTCAAGTGACAATATTCTCAGAGCAGACTTTCCGGGGACTCCAGGTTGGGATGATAATGCAGCCACATTTGAGATGACGATTGTGGGAAAGATGCAAGGTGACTTCCAGCTCGCTAATGGATATGGGCATGACAAAGCAAAAGAAGTTCTTAAG AAGCATAGGAATAGTTTTATCACAGCCGATGACTTCGATTTCCTGTACAGACACGGAATAGATACTGTTAGGATTCCTGTTGGCTGGTGGATAGCTTCTGATTCAATTCCTCCCGCTCCTTTTATTGGTGGAAGTTTAGAAGCTCTTGATAATGCATTCTCGTGGGCGCA ATCTTATAACATAAAGTGCATAATCGACCTTCATGCGGGCCCAGGTTCCCAAAATGGGATGGAACATAGCGCCAGTAGAGATGGCACAGTAAATTGGCCGACATCTCCTGAATACATATCACAAACATTGGATGCTATAGATTTTTTAGCTTCCAG GTATGCCTTACATCCTGCCTTGCTTGGAATCGAGCTTCTAAATGAGCCATCGGCTGCAGACGTTCCACTGGATGTTCTGGTTCCATTTTATAAGCAGGGGTACAAGATTGTTCGAAAATATTCGACAACAGCTTACGTGATATTTTGCCAAAGAATTGGCAATGCAGATCCATTTGAACTTTATCAGGCTAACATAGGCTCATTAAACACAGTAGTTGATTTGCACTACTACAATCTATTTGACAGATACTTTGATAAACTAACCTCTTTGGAGAATATTCAATTTATATACAAGAGTAGACAATCCCAGATTCAAGCTTTGAATAGCGCAAACGGGCCACTGGTGTTTGTTG GTGAGTGGGTGAACGAATGGAATGTAACTAACGGTTCCTTAGCAGATTACCAGGATTTTGGAAGAGTTCAGTTAGACGTATATAATGCAGCCTCTTTTGGATGGTCTTATTGGACACTTAAGTGTGAAAAAAAGCACTGGGATTTTGAATGGAGTGTTCGGAACAATTATCTTCAACTACAACCAG GTGTGTATGTAGGTAAATCACGAGGGAAGATGATATCTAGAGTTATACTATTGCTTGGGGTGGcatgcatttggatatttctgcATTAG
- the LOC104116256 gene encoding probable glucan 1,3-beta-glucosidase A isoform X2 translates to MLDGTQVQFKSVTLQKYFSAQNGGGLNVTVDRDNPLEWEIFKLWRVSDSVFQFRTSEGQFLTCSGDGSIVTATAESPSDSETFYLERNFNNRVHIKLKGGTYIQASSDNILRADFPGTPGWDDNAATFEMTIVGKMQGDFQLANGYGHDKAKEVLKKHRNSFITADDFDFLYRHGIDTVRIPVGWWIASDSIPPAPFIGGSLEALDNAFSWAQSYNIKCIIDLHAGPGSQNGMEHSASRDGTVNWPTSPEYISQTLDAIDFLASRYALHPALLGIELLNEPSAADVPLDVLVPFYKQGYKIVRKYSTTAYVIFCQRIGNADPFELYQANIGSLNTVVDLHYYNLFDRYFDKLTSLENIQFIYKSRQSQIQALNSANGPLVFVGEWVNEWNVTNGSLADYQDFGRVQLDVYNAASFGWSYWTLKCEKKHWDFEWSVRNNYLQLQPGVYVGKSRGKMISRVILLLGVACIWIFLH, encoded by the exons ATGCTT GATGGAACACAGGTTCAATTCAAATCTGTGACATTGCAAAAATATTTTTCTGCACAGAATGGTGGAGGCTTGAATGTCACTGTGGATAGAGATAATCCTTTAGAATGGGAAATATTCAAG TTGTGGAGAGTTTCTGATTCAGTATTTCAGTTTCGAACTTCTGAAGGGCAATTTCTGACATGCAGCGGCGACGGTAGTATTGTGACTGCAACAGCGGAGTCTCCCTCTGATTCAGAAACATTCTATCTTGAAAGGAACTTCAACAATAGAGTTCACATCAAACTTAAAGGTGGAACTTATATACAG GCCTCAAGTGACAATATTCTCAGAGCAGACTTTCCGGGGACTCCAGGTTGGGATGATAATGCAGCCACATTTGAGATGACGATTGTGGGAAAGATGCAAGGTGACTTCCAGCTCGCTAATGGATATGGGCATGACAAAGCAAAAGAAGTTCTTAAG AAGCATAGGAATAGTTTTATCACAGCCGATGACTTCGATTTCCTGTACAGACACGGAATAGATACTGTTAGGATTCCTGTTGGCTGGTGGATAGCTTCTGATTCAATTCCTCCCGCTCCTTTTATTGGTGGAAGTTTAGAAGCTCTTGATAATGCATTCTCGTGGGCGCA ATCTTATAACATAAAGTGCATAATCGACCTTCATGCGGGCCCAGGTTCCCAAAATGGGATGGAACATAGCGCCAGTAGAGATGGCACAGTAAATTGGCCGACATCTCCTGAATACATATCACAAACATTGGATGCTATAGATTTTTTAGCTTCCAG GTATGCCTTACATCCTGCCTTGCTTGGAATCGAGCTTCTAAATGAGCCATCGGCTGCAGACGTTCCACTGGATGTTCTGGTTCCATTTTATAAGCAGGGGTACAAGATTGTTCGAAAATATTCGACAACAGCTTACGTGATATTTTGCCAAAGAATTGGCAATGCAGATCCATTTGAACTTTATCAGGCTAACATAGGCTCATTAAACACAGTAGTTGATTTGCACTACTACAATCTATTTGACAGATACTTTGATAAACTAACCTCTTTGGAGAATATTCAATTTATATACAAGAGTAGACAATCCCAGATTCAAGCTTTGAATAGCGCAAACGGGCCACTGGTGTTTGTTG GTGAGTGGGTGAACGAATGGAATGTAACTAACGGTTCCTTAGCAGATTACCAGGATTTTGGAAGAGTTCAGTTAGACGTATATAATGCAGCCTCTTTTGGATGGTCTTATTGGACACTTAAGTGTGAAAAAAAGCACTGGGATTTTGAATGGAGTGTTCGGAACAATTATCTTCAACTACAACCAG GTGTGTATGTAGGTAAATCACGAGGGAAGATGATATCTAGAGTTATACTATTGCTTGGGGTGGcatgcatttggatatttctgcATTAG